A genomic segment from Alteribacillus bidgolensis encodes:
- a CDS encoding gamma carbonic anhydrase family protein, which translates to MLYKFNESYPKVDSTTYIAPGAHLIGNIELEQETSVWFNTVLRGDNDKIKIGKGSNVQDGTIVHVDEGYPVTVGEYVTVGHNVTLHGCTVKDGALIGMGATILNGAVIGEGALVAAGALVPEGKVIEPGMLVAGVPAKEIKKLSPENIEKSKEGALHYINNGSMFRKEGLDTNEVS; encoded by the coding sequence ATGTTGTATAAGTTTAATGAAAGTTACCCAAAAGTAGATTCTACTACCTATATAGCTCCAGGTGCTCATCTTATTGGAAATATTGAACTTGAACAGGAGACCTCCGTTTGGTTTAATACTGTTTTAAGAGGTGACAATGATAAAATTAAAATTGGAAAGGGATCAAACGTTCAAGACGGAACTATCGTACATGTTGATGAAGGCTACCCAGTCACAGTCGGGGAATATGTAACCGTAGGACATAATGTTACTTTACATGGCTGTACGGTAAAGGACGGGGCATTAATTGGTATGGGAGCAACTATTTTAAATGGAGCAGTTATTGGAGAAGGAGCTTTAGTTGCTGCAGGCGCATTAGTGCCAGAAGGGAAAGTTATCGAACCAGGAATGCTGGTGGCGGGTGTTCCAGCTAAAGAGATAAAGAAATTGTCTCCTGAAAACATTGAGAAATCTAAAGAAGGGGCTCTTCATTATATCAACAATGGATCAATGTTTAGAAAAGAGGGGCTTGATACAAACGAAGTGTCTTAA
- a CDS encoding CitMHS family transporter gives MIALVGFVTFILIITLLLVFKVSPVPVFIVVPALGALMIGVSPVEIGSFIGDGILQVMDVGTLFIFAMLYFGIMSDAGLFDPLTGKLKDMAGSNIVLVTIVTVFIAMVSHLDGTGASTLLVTIPALLPVYKKLQMNPLILLLIVVMSAGVMNLIPWGGPLARVAVVLDIDPSALWVPLIPVQIIGIAAVLLTAIYLGKKEKKRIKNYSIEHPSEASEANLELASSVEQEAEVSGDADLKRPGLWWFNLILTIATIVTLIFTEIEISAVFMIVFALALVINYPNGKLQMERMRAHASEAFTLVTILIAAGAFLGIVSESGMVEDMTTGLISVIPEAIGPFIHLIIGVISVPLLMVLPPDAYLFAFVSLLVEIGAEHGVPATSVAYASAVGATISGYISPLVPATYLAIGLAKTDLATHIKFSIFPMWLLSILLLAACILLGLVTI, from the coding sequence GTGATAGCATTAGTTGGTTTTGTTACGTTTATATTGATTATTACTTTACTGCTGGTCTTTAAAGTTTCTCCTGTACCGGTTTTTATTGTTGTTCCAGCTCTTGGTGCTTTAATGATAGGGGTTAGTCCTGTAGAAATTGGAAGTTTTATTGGAGACGGCATATTACAAGTTATGGATGTTGGAACTCTGTTTATTTTTGCGATGCTGTACTTTGGCATTATGTCTGATGCTGGCTTGTTTGATCCTTTAACAGGTAAGTTAAAAGATATGGCTGGAAGTAATATAGTTTTAGTGACAATTGTAACTGTCTTCATTGCAATGGTCTCACATTTGGATGGGACAGGAGCATCGACCCTTCTAGTTACTATTCCAGCACTTTTGCCTGTCTATAAAAAATTACAGATGAATCCACTAATATTGCTTTTAATAGTCGTCATGAGTGCTGGTGTTATGAATCTCATCCCGTGGGGCGGGCCACTAGCGCGAGTGGCCGTAGTATTAGATATCGATCCGAGTGCTTTATGGGTCCCTCTTATTCCCGTTCAGATTATTGGGATAGCGGCTGTCTTATTAACAGCTATATACCTAGGTAAGAAAGAAAAAAAGAGAATTAAAAATTATTCCATAGAACACCCGAGTGAGGCATCAGAAGCCAACTTAGAATTGGCATCTTCTGTAGAGCAGGAAGCAGAGGTATCAGGTGATGCAGATTTAAAAAGACCTGGCCTTTGGTGGTTCAATCTGATTCTAACTATTGCTACTATTGTTACATTAATTTTTACTGAAATCGAAATAAGTGCGGTTTTTATGATTGTTTTTGCACTGGCTCTCGTTATTAATTACCCTAACGGAAAATTGCAAATGGAGCGGATGCGTGCACATGCTTCTGAAGCGTTTACTCTCGTTACTATTTTAATTGCAGCAGGAGCTTTTTTAGGAATTGTATCCGAAAGTGGAATGGTGGAAGACATGACTACAGGGCTTATTTCTGTTATCCCTGAAGCAATCGGGCCTTTTATACATCTCATTATAGGGGTTATATCCGTTCCTTTATTAATGGTTTTACCACCTGATGCATATCTTTTTGCCTTTGTATCTTTACTAGTAGAAATTGGTGCTGAACACGGTGTGCCTGCAACATCTGTAGCCTATGCATCAGCGGTCGGAGCAACTATTTCTGGATATATAAGTCCTCTTGTTCCAGCAACTTATCTAGCCATTGGTTTAGCAAAAACGGATTTAGCTACCCATATTAAGTTTTCCATTTTTCCTATGTGGCTCCTTAGTATATTATTATTAGCGGCTTGTATTCTGCTTGGTTTAGTTACGATATAG